A section of the Fodinicurvata sediminis DSM 21159 genome encodes:
- a CDS encoding DUF2460 domain-containing protein, producing MPEHSIEGFDPGGFDDVAFPLALARGSEGGPEFSTAIVETASGREQRNQNRAAARLRFNAARGLRSAADRDLLLDFFYARRGRARAFPLRDWADYKSCPTTQTVSATDQLLGHGDGARRRFALVKRYGAGAASYLRRITLPQVDSLRVALDGVEVEGAEVTSGWSVDRLAGELVFDVAPDAGVELRAGFIFDVPVRFDSDRLEVAWLAPGGHEVAEVPLVEVILS from the coding sequence ATGCCTGAACATTCGATCGAAGGCTTCGATCCGGGGGGCTTCGACGACGTGGCCTTCCCGCTGGCGTTGGCCCGGGGGTCCGAGGGCGGGCCGGAGTTCAGCACCGCCATCGTGGAGACCGCCTCGGGCCGCGAGCAGCGCAACCAGAACCGGGCGGCGGCGCGCCTGCGCTTCAATGCGGCGCGCGGGCTGCGCTCGGCCGCTGATCGCGACCTGCTGCTGGACTTCTTCTATGCCCGCCGGGGCCGGGCGCGCGCCTTCCCTCTGCGCGACTGGGCCGACTACAAGTCCTGCCCGACGACGCAGACGGTCAGTGCCACGGACCAGCTGCTGGGCCATGGCGACGGGGCGCGGCGGCGCTTCGCGCTGGTCAAGCGCTACGGCGCCGGGGCAGCCAGCTACCTGAGGCGCATCACCCTGCCGCAGGTGGACAGCCTGCGCGTGGCCCTGGACGGCGTGGAAGTGGAGGGGGCCGAGGTGACGAGCGGTTGGAGCGTGGACCGCCTGGCCGGGGAGCTGGTCTTCGATGTGGCGCCGGACGCCGGCGTGGAGCTGCGTGCCGGATTCATCTTCGACGTGCCGGTGCGCTTCGACAGCGACCGGCTGGAGGTCGCCTGGCTGGCGCCGGGCGGGCACGAGGTGGCCGAGGTGCCGCTGGTGGAGGTGATCCTGTCATGA
- a CDS encoding DUF2163 domain-containing protein — protein MSYLMSLPAAERNGQIMRFAVDHWQTDFNLLTSASLVSEGDDNLVFRAVYRRNLDLAGAHWASEDTAGHLLHRYEAQPSYRGCSLRFRYRANGETLGLDAFNGPALALETHGGPVHHLRLWNHRVLPNPNAADDDPFDQVIEVVFDDALTSGFSPPDADDPEALRAARVPVDDIRRVLLTLPPKSYMAGRTSLAAPLASGDSQVSLSVPSGLTISPGDRLVFPAQRAPGPEEYIVTSTSSGTEQLVSFEPAAVLTGSMAAGQEVRVTVETQQRLPQAETVEVHLEALTCTGPGALLAINDQGCAPHGLAMADGYDNAYHLTPARVVAQAVKLGYRDDWVLYLGISHFHNLAWDEPAGRYLVDPAQAPLNAPAAAWLADLCVRLKAAGFRLWLSLSFEILADFMPADWAQKDHAGRMALTGWQPPSSLISPCNGAALDWLGGVAEFVLGLAEEAGLAPCLQIGEPWWWDGSFGTQVPHIYDAFTLTAYHAETGLYAPTPWLQRGEGPAGVHGPYLDWCRDRLGAATDALRDRVRAAFPGVQVALLLFTPQVFRPDSEILTRLNFPAAAWAWPAYDVLQIEDYDWVVAGDFERTAETWRIAQEVLGYPLSALHYFAGFVLLGEEAWRWRAIDRALAEALDRGPARVFVWSREQVVRDGFVYDPQVNWPGAGAALTCLALAWRVKRRDGLVQGFTTHDRPLIIAGETYRPAVSFEPSEIRATGRLTGDSLEAWGGFHSEEITEADLKAGLYDGAHVRILQVDWQDPEGTAPLILAEGHIGEIEPRDHHFRAELRGPAQRLNQPLGAVYQPHCRADLGDARCGVDLAALALEGEVTALGAGGPGGLAEDQVLACDIQVAAPEAWRGGLVEFLDGRHAGRSLEVKELRADSGRLVLFEPLGRPPEIGDRIRLTPGCDKRAETCRQRFDNLVNFRGEPSLPGSDAVLRPVTRLSRA, from the coding sequence ATGAGCTATCTGATGAGCCTGCCGGCGGCCGAGCGGAACGGGCAGATCATGCGCTTCGCAGTGGACCACTGGCAGACGGACTTCAACCTGCTGACCTCGGCCTCGCTGGTGAGCGAAGGTGACGACAACCTGGTCTTCCGCGCCGTCTATCGCCGCAACCTGGACCTGGCCGGCGCGCACTGGGCGAGCGAGGATACGGCCGGGCACCTGCTGCACCGCTACGAGGCGCAGCCCAGCTATCGTGGCTGCAGCCTGCGCTTCCGCTACCGCGCCAATGGGGAGACCCTGGGCCTGGACGCCTTCAACGGACCGGCGCTGGCGCTAGAGACCCATGGCGGGCCGGTCCATCACCTGCGCCTGTGGAACCACCGCGTGCTGCCCAATCCCAACGCGGCGGACGACGACCCTTTCGATCAGGTGATCGAGGTGGTCTTCGACGACGCTCTCACCAGTGGCTTCAGTCCGCCCGACGCAGACGATCCCGAAGCCCTGCGGGCGGCGCGGGTGCCGGTGGACGACATCCGGCGCGTTCTGCTGACCCTGCCGCCCAAGAGCTACATGGCCGGGCGCACCAGCCTGGCGGCACCGCTGGCCAGTGGAGACAGCCAGGTGAGCCTGTCGGTGCCCAGCGGATTGACGATCTCGCCGGGCGACCGCCTGGTCTTCCCGGCCCAGCGCGCACCGGGGCCGGAGGAATATATCGTCACCAGCACCAGCAGCGGCACCGAGCAACTCGTAAGCTTCGAGCCGGCGGCCGTGCTGACCGGCAGCATGGCCGCGGGTCAGGAGGTGCGGGTGACGGTGGAAACGCAGCAGCGCCTGCCCCAGGCCGAGACGGTGGAGGTGCACCTGGAGGCGCTGACCTGCACGGGGCCGGGGGCGCTGCTGGCGATCAACGACCAGGGCTGCGCGCCGCACGGCCTGGCCATGGCGGACGGCTACGACAACGCCTATCACCTGACACCGGCGCGGGTGGTGGCGCAGGCGGTGAAGCTGGGCTACCGCGACGACTGGGTGCTCTACCTGGGCATCTCGCACTTCCATAACCTGGCCTGGGACGAGCCTGCCGGGCGCTATCTGGTGGACCCGGCGCAGGCGCCGCTGAACGCGCCGGCGGCGGCCTGGCTGGCCGATCTCTGCGTGCGGCTGAAGGCGGCGGGCTTCCGGCTGTGGCTGTCGCTCAGCTTCGAGATCCTGGCCGACTTCATGCCGGCCGACTGGGCGCAGAAGGACCATGCGGGCCGTATGGCGCTGACCGGCTGGCAGCCGCCCTCCTCGCTGATCTCGCCCTGCAACGGGGCCGCTCTGGACTGGCTGGGCGGCGTGGCCGAGTTCGTGCTGGGCCTGGCGGAGGAGGCCGGTCTGGCCCCCTGCCTGCAGATCGGCGAGCCCTGGTGGTGGGACGGCAGCTTCGGCACGCAGGTGCCGCACATCTATGACGCCTTTACCCTGACCGCCTATCACGCCGAGACCGGGCTCTATGCGCCCACGCCCTGGCTGCAGCGGGGGGAGGGGCCGGCGGGGGTGCATGGACCCTATCTGGACTGGTGCCGCGACCGTCTGGGCGCGGCCACCGACGCGCTGCGTGACCGGGTGCGGGCGGCCTTTCCGGGGGTGCAGGTGGCGCTGCTGCTGTTCACGCCGCAGGTCTTCCGCCCCGACAGCGAGATCCTGACGCGCCTGAACTTCCCGGCGGCGGCCTGGGCCTGGCCGGCCTATGACGTCCTGCAGATCGAGGACTACGACTGGGTGGTGGCGGGCGATTTCGAGCGCACGGCCGAGACCTGGCGCATCGCGCAGGAGGTGCTGGGCTATCCCCTGTCGGCCCTGCACTACTTCGCGGGCTTCGTCCTGCTGGGCGAGGAGGCCTGGCGCTGGCGCGCGATCGACCGGGCCCTGGCCGAGGCGCTGGACCGCGGCCCGGCCCGGGTCTTCGTCTGGTCGCGCGAACAGGTGGTGCGCGACGGCTTCGTCTATGATCCCCAGGTCAACTGGCCGGGGGCGGGCGCGGCGCTGACCTGCCTGGCGCTCGCCTGGCGGGTGAAGCGGCGCGACGGCCTTGTACAGGGATTCACAACCCACGACCGGCCGCTGATCATCGCCGGTGAGACCTATCGCCCGGCCGTCAGCTTCGAGCCCAGCGAGATCCGCGCCACCGGGCGGCTGACCGGCGACAGCCTGGAGGCCTGGGGCGGCTTCCACAGCGAGGAGATCACCGAAGCCGACCTGAAGGCCGGGCTCTATGACGGGGCCCATGTGCGCATCCTGCAGGTGGACTGGCAGGATCCGGAAGGGACAGCGCCTCTGATCCTGGCCGAGGGGCACATCGGCGAGATCGAGCCCCGGGACCATCACTTCCGCGCCGAGCTGCGCGGGCCGGCCCAGCGTTTGAACCAGCCGCTGGGTGCGGTCTACCAGCCGCACTGCCGCGCCGACCTGGGCGATGCTCGCTGCGGCGTGGACCTGGCCGCGCTGGCGCTGGAAGGCGAAGTGACGGCCCTGGGCGCCGGCGGGCCGGGTGGCCTGGCCGAGGACCAGGTCCTGGCCTGCGACATCCAGGTGGCGGCGCCCGAGGCCTGGCGCGGCGGGCTGGTGGAATTCCTGGACGGCCGCCACGCCGGCCGGTCCCTGGAGGTCAAGGAGCTGCGTGCCGACAGCGGGCGCCTGGTGCTGTTCGAGCCCCTGGGCCGGCCGCCGGAGATCGGCGACCGCATCCGCCTGACGCCCGGCTGCGACAAGCGGGCGGAGACCTGCCGCCAGCGCTTCGACAACCTGGTGAACTTCCGCGGCGAGCCGAGCCTGCCCGGCAGCGATGCCGTGCTGCGCCCCGTCACCCGACTCAGCCGCGCCTGA